aaagtcgatttTTATAAGAAGGtgctaattgacctttcccgtcaaacaaTGTATTATTGTCTCATTTGATTTGTTGGcttattttcggtcaaatttctaactattttgaaaatcaaaaacaaaaaccgaaaaagtccTGCATGGGTGAGCCGGTCAGAAAAATTcactcgatgttcgttcaaagttGAGGCAAGTTGATTTATGGGTCGCAatcagggccgcggtgaaaacaaGGTAcccgctgcagcaaggtacccggcagaacgtggaacgttatagacggaagcggagacagcagacccgcctttttcaggagaagaaacgccgcctggaagaagcggagtgcgaggagatggaacagctgtgccgttctcaagaaacacgcaagttttaccagaagctcaacgcatcccgcaaaggcttcgtgccgcgagccgaaatgtgccgggataaggatgggagcatcttgacggacgaacgtgtggtgatcgaaaggtggaagcagcactacgaggaacatcagaatggcgctgagagtacagacaGGGAaaatcaaggcagcggaggagatgactaagtcagttcagcggacgatggaagccaaccaacccccaccttgagggaagttaaggatgccattcaacagctaaaaaccaataaagcagctggtaaggatggtatcagagctgagctcatcaagatgggcccggaaaagctggccacttgcctgcacaaactgatagtcagaatctgggaaaccgaacagctaccggaggagtggaaggaaggggttatatgccccatctacaagaaaggcgacaaactggagtgtgagaactttcgagcgatcaccatccttaattccgcctacaaagtgatatcccagatcatcttccgacgtctgtcaccattagtgaacgagttcgtgggaagttatcaagctggcttcgttgacggccgctcgacaacggaccagatctttactgtacggcaaatccttcaaaaatgccgtgaataccaggtcccaacgcaccatctgttcgttaatttcaaggcggcatacgacagtatagaccgcgtagagctatggaaaattatggacgagaacagcttccctgggaagcttaccagactgatcaaagcaacggtggatgctgtgcaaaactgtgtgaagatttcgggcgaacactccagttcgttcgaatcgcgccggggactaagacaaggtgatggactttcatgcctgttgttcaacattgcgctagaaggcgtcatgcggagagccgggtgtaacagccggggtacgattttcaacagatccagtcaatttatttgcttcgcggatgacatggacattgtcggccgaacatttgcaaaggtggcagaacctgaaacgtgaagcaacaaaagttggactggtgatgaatgcgtcaaagaaaaagtacatgcttgtgggtggaaccgagcgcgaccgggcccgcctgggaagcaatgttacgatagacggggataccttcgaggtggtcgaggaattcgtctacctcggatccttgctaacggctgacaacaacgttagtcgtgaaatacgaaggcgcatcatctgtggaagtcctgcctactacgggctccagaagaaactgtggtcgaaaaagattcgccaccgcaccaaatgtgtcatgtacaagacgttaataaaaccgatagtcctctacggacgtgaaacatggacaatgctcgaggaggacttgcaagcactcggaatattcgagagacgggggCTTGGGGCCATCTTCGGCGGTGTggaagaagacggtgtgtggcggcgaagaatgaaccatgagctcgcccaactctacggcgaacccagtatccagaaggtagctaaagccggaagggtacgatgggcaggacatgttgcaagaatgccggacagcaaccctgcaaagatggtgttcgcttccgatccggcaggtacgagacggcgtggagcgcagcgagcgagatgggcagaccaggtgcaaaatgacttggcgagcgtggggcgtatccgaggatggagagatgcggcctcgaaccgtgtattgtggcgtcaaattgttgattcagtgttatctgtttagatgtaaactaaataaatgaatgaattccAACAGCAGAAAAAGAAACATCCGGTGTGACGCCCTACTACTGTTCAATTCGTCTCGTGTAACACGGCTTCACAATCGACGAACAAGGGTTGTGTCGTTTTGTTGAGATCCACATATAGGGTTCACGAACATGGGCAATAACTTCCCTTTCGAACGATGGTCTTGAAAGATTGACGTCAGGTATTTCAGCATGACAACTGTCCGTACCCCGCTTTACTTCTGTCTTGCGTGGTTTCCATGGCTTAATGTTGCTTCGCTGCTTTTCAGAAACAGATCTTCCAGGTTACCTTCTGCCACATCAGCTTTCCGTCATCCTCTAATTCCGGAAAATCGTCATTGTCGAGCACAAATTCTCCAATGCTCCCATCCAgattaataattttcttcagAGCTTATTTTCTTTCCAGCATCTTCTTCCGGCGGAAAATTCTCTTTCGCTCAAACTCCAAGATCCTTCACTGGTTCCTCTCTTCAAGTTTCTCCAGTCGATTCCACTCTTCGAGTTCTTTGAGTACTCTCAAAGCACAAATTCGTGTTGGCTGCGCTGACGGCACACTAACATTCTTCTTCACAGCACGAACGCGACTGGTCTTCTTTACCGGAACAGATTCGGCACGTTTCACGCGGTTCCAATACCGACCGATTATGTTTGACAACGCATGCAATAAATCTtcttggccagattggactatgggatcagaagatatggcaaaaatactatttttcatgGGTAAAACACACTAAAacacactcactcatatttttttaggttttttttttacgagaaaggcaccaacaccgctaggtggattaatcagggtttttttattaatgctcattgctgagcgtgaagacgtgaccttctaagaagtttttttccagaacggtgtccttgcaagattaccaccgcttgtcggaattgtGGAAAtttaaatagcttcgggtagtactAAAAACTGGTCTTCAACATATTCCATTCGGTGGAATTCATAGGGTTCAGATCCGGCGAACTCGCTGGCCGCTCTAAGCTCGAAATGAATCCTGAAAACTCctttgttgggttttcttcactttttgagcCGGCGTCTTATCCTGTCGTAAGATCCAATCCCTGGTAGTATCAAAATAACGACGTGACCATGGTTTGACGACGTTTTGTACAACTAGTTCCCAATATGTATTTTGGGGTATATTATTTTTACTCAATGTAGCAGTTCAATTGCCGAGCCCTGTTGATTACAAAGTCGCGGAACTAGATAAAATTATACTATAAATAATAACTCTGAAATAGGATTTCGGATTGGTACGGAAAAACGGAAATAAAAGAATACTGTTTGAAGAGACAAGATTAAACACATTTATATTGTTCGGTATGATTTTACATTTGTTGAAAAACGAGGGAAAGGTTGACAGCTACCACAGTGACGCTTATCCGGTAGGGGCACACCACAGTAGCGGCGATTGCATAAGATACAACCGGGTTGCCAGATGTTGTTCTTTAACACCCTGCTCAATCGCTGCAACTCGTTAGACCAATAGCAGCTCGATGTCTCTGAAAGGCTGCCAACGGTAGACCCTTGGTCATCTTATCGGCTGGCTGATCCGACGAAGGCAAAACTGAAGTCGAACTTTCCTTGCTTCACCAGATCCCGTAAGAAATGGAATTTCACATCCACATGTCTAAGTCGCTCAAAATCCTTTGAGTTCTCGATAATGCGCATCGCTGACTGATTGTCCTCGTAAAACGTCGTCGCTTCCTTAGGTTTACACCAAAGATCCTCCAATACGCGAACTAACCACATCTCGTGACAAGCTGCTGTACACAATGCAGTCAGCTCTGCTTCGGTTGACGATAGAGATACAGTTTGCTGTTTTCGAGTTATCCAACTAACCGGTGATCCAAACATTTTGAATATACAGCCACTGACAGAACGCCTATCAAACTGATCGTTGGCCCAGTCTGCATCAGAATATACTTCCACTGCTGGCACAACGTCCATCCTCCGATACACTAAGCCCATTTTTACGGTGCCTTTGATGTATCGTAAAATCCTCTTGAGATGCACCCAGTGTACTTCATTGGGACAACTCTGAAACTGACTTAAGAAGTTCACAGCTGCTGCCAAATCTGGTCTCGTTGTCATCACCGCATAGGTCAAACAACCTACTAACTCCCGATATGGCTTGTTGATTCTGTTCTCCTCTACTCCTCTTGGAAGTTTCAAACGGTTCTCCAAAGGGGTCGAGACTGGTTTACAGTCCCACATTTCGAATCTTCGCAAAACATCCTCATGATATTGCTGCTGACTGATGCGCATCTCACCACCTTCAATGTCGTAATCGATTCGCATTCCAAGAAAGCTTCTAGCGTCGCCCATATCGGCCATTTCAAATTCTCGCGAAAGAAGAGTTTTCACCATTTTCACTGCTTTCAGCGACCCTGCTATGAGAATATCGTCAACATATAAAACTATGACCAACTTCTCCGATCCGACCTTTCGAGTGTACAAGCATTGGTCgttttcacttcttacaaacTTCAACCGTTCTTCGATGAAACAGTGGAACCTTTGATTCCACGCACGTGAAGCCTGCTTCAACCCATAGATGGACTTCTCTAAACGACACACTAAATCTTCTCCTTCCACGAATCCCTCTGGTTGTACCATATAGATCTCCTCCGTTAACGTTCCGTTCAAGAAAGCCGTTTTACGTCCATCTGATGGACGACTAATTTCTCCTGGTTCGCCACCGCTAACACAGTGCGCAGAGTATCCAGTTTCGCCACTGGAGAATATGTTTCGCTGTAGTCAATTCCATACTTCTGGCTGAATCCACGAGCGACCAATCTTGCCTTGTACCGGTCTTGAGCTCCATCCATGCCACGCTTGATTTTGAAAACCCACTTGTTGGTTATCGGCTTACGATTCTTCGGTAGTCTCGTCAACTTCCACGTGCCATTCTTCTTCAAGGAATCCATTTCCTCCAGAATGGCAGCACGCCATAAACTCCAATCACTTCGCCTTCTTGCTTCAGTTATCGAATCTGGTAGATTCTCAACGTAACTTGTTGCATTCAGTGCATATGCTGCATAATCCATATCGTAGTCCGCGTACCGTAATGGCACACTCCGATTTCGCTGAGGACGACTTGCTCCATTATCGTTCTGAGCTGCTTCTCCGTGTGATCTGTTTCCAAGATCTTCCTCCACCGGTCCTTCACCAGAATCCGGACCATCCTCTTCGCGGAAACTGTCAAACTCATCATTCGACTCATCATCGGATACGGGGATTTCTTCTTCATCATCACTATTGGCAGAATTCTTCGAAACAGAGAAAATATCACTCGGCACCAAGCTGTTGGGGTTCAGCTTTGACTCTTTCCCTTCAAGAAAATCTACGTCTCGAGCATGAATGATTTTACTTATCTTTGGATTCCATATGCGATAACCATTGTTAGCATAACCCAAGAGAATCCCCTTCCATGCCTTAGCATCCAATTTTGTTCGTTGTTCTTTTGGAACATGAACATACACGTTGCAGCCAAACGTTCGAAGTTTGCTTACATCCGGCTTGCAGCCTTCCCACAGCTCATAAGGAGTCACATTTGATATGATTGCCGATGATGGACTACGATTAAGCAAATATGCAGCCGTTTGGATTGCCTGACCCCAGAAACGCTTATCCACCTTCGAATCCTCAAGCATGGATCTAGCCTTCTCCACCAGAGTGCGGTTCAGCCGCTCACTAACCCCATTCTGCTCAGGTGTGTGAGGAACCGTCCACTCTATTTGCAAAATCGATCAAAGTGCTTACTTTTGCACTCACCGCCATTATCACAGCGTAGTCGATGAATCTTACGCCCAAACTTTGCCGATACCAACGCCTCATACATCTGAAAGCACTCGAACACCTCGTCCTTAGATGTGATCAAATACACTACGGCAAAATGACTCCAGTCATCGGTGAACGTAACGAAGTACTTCATTCCCGAAACTCCAACTGGTGTAACCGGACCGCAAACATCCGAATGAATCAGTTCAAGCACACGCGATGAACGTTTTCCTTCACGCACTGCGAAAGGCTTTCGAGTTTGCTTGCCTACGACGCACGGCTCGCATACTATCATGTCCTTGCATTTAATTGCACTGTCCGATTTTATTCCGATAACCATTTCATTGCGAATAAGTTTCTCAAGGCTTCTTGCATTTAAATGTCCGAACCGACGATGCAATAATTCCAAACTTTTTGGAATCCGCCCGCACGATAGCAACGATTTACGCACACTTTCTTCGCCAACGAAAAAGTTCAAACCGTACAAGCGTCCCACACGCGAGCCAGTGGCGACTACTTCCGATCCACGCAAAATTTGCACTTTCCCATTCTCGTAAATCACCTTCATTCCCGCATCGTCTACTCTCATCACCGAAAACAAATTGCACCTTAATTCCGGCACGTACAAAACGTCCTTTACTGTGCACTCAATTTGTTTACTGTTAACTTCGGAGAGAACGCGAACCGTTCCGAAATGTTTTACCACAATGCACTGTTCATTTTTAGCAATCGCTATCTCGATTGGTTGATCCAACACTTTCAGATCATCAAACAGCCAGAGTCAATGAACCATTTCACTTTTCGCGATCCGCACTGTACATCAGATCCCCTGCTAAAGCCAACAAAACACACGCCACCTTTATCGGCAAGATTCGCCTTCGATTTATTGCCTTCCTTTTTCTTCACAGGGCACTCCGAAAGTTAATGTCCCTCCTGCTTACACCCGAAACATTTCATCTTCTTCGTTTTCATTGGCTTCTTTGCGCCCGAAAAAGCAGCTTCACCACTCGCAACTGAGGAACACAAATCGACACCTTTTCGTTTGGTTTCTTCGTCAAGCAACCGACATTTTACGAACTCGAGCGACAAGTTTTCTTCCGGCATTGTTTCAATCGCGGTAACCACGGTGGCATACGAATTGCCAAGTGTGAGAAGAAGATGACAAATCACGTCGATCTCCTCTAGCACTGCTTCCGTTGCACGATACTCACGCACTAACTTGTCGAACCGAAGAAAATGTTGCTGTTGCATACCACCCTCAAACTGCATTGTGAGCATCTGGCGCTTAAGATGCATGCGGCTCGCGATACTGCGGCGCTCAAACACACGACgcagtaggggaagaggccccaaaacgcccccccgatgcaaaacgccttttgcggtttccctcatatttaccgtcattaagatggccgtaacaaaactagatctaaaattatgtaggttaggcgaaaaaagtttcaaaatagtgtatgggatggtcggaaaaaacggaaaatttccacaatttgaagaaacatctaacattttggcgaggcaaaacgccctagtggcgctaacctacaatgtacttgcgtctccacgcactatccatactagaatgctgattcgccgacgcatggtatTTTGTTCCCTAgtagctgccagctaaaaggcgttttgcctcatgagttttccggcaacagaatatcaccacttttttgaaatgtgaatattatcaatatgattgagatttttgacaatttttgaatggcatcaactaactatcttgtttaactgttgcataatgtaaaaatacccatgaatagcgttacaaatgagacaataaagcagtgtttgcttagctagggcattttgcccccccttcccctactccAGCTGCGAATCATGTATACGCGACACTAGCAACGATTTACACTTCCTGTCCATTTTCTTTCTCTTCTCTCTGGCCACATCTTTCGTCTTCCTCACAGCATCGCTGTCACCAGCCTCGTACTGCAAAGCCGGTACATCAGCAGCAAAAGTATGCACACACTCCACAAGCTCATGCTCTTCCAGGAGTACCAGCATGCGGAACTTCCATGCTGAAAAATTTGTGCCGTCGAAAAGCGGCAGAAAAACACGATCGGCTTTTTCAACTTCCATCACGAAACCACTTCACTAAAATGTTCCACTCGCGCAACGCGTTTACTGGACCCAAAACCTGAAATAGGATTTCGGATTGGTACGGAAAAACGGAAATAAAAGAATACTGTTTGAAGAGACAAGATTAAACACATTTATATTGTTCGGTATGATTTTACATTTGTTGAAAAACGAGGGAAAGGTTGACAGCTACCACAGTGACGCCTATCCGGTAGGGGCACACCACAGTAGCGGccagagtctcttaattctcgtgtatacatggatgagacagtgtgccatgagctatACAAGCCATGTAGCATCGATTCggtgcgacgagagaagcttgCGCACGCAaaaaataactgagtgagcgtgtctcaagtacgtctcatgagactcatctcatgtgctaggaatgcatagctggcgttacttaggcgacgatattattgaatgaaaatttcccgcccaaCTTGATTTACGCACCTtcgctgttgtttgcaaaggttttccatggcaaacagcgcatgagctgatcgcattgagatgtctcaatgcgactcaccgATGTTAATatgaggtacacaagcttcgtAAGACTCGCGTGCGCTATATTTTATGTGCGGGTAGCAATCTCTGCTCAATatcatccttttttgtacgcgtgcatgatgtctggAGCGGCGATTGCATAAGATACAACCGGGTTGCCAGATGTTGTTCTttaacaaactcgtcttatgacaagataAAAGTTTTGCTATAACTGAGTTTCGAAATAATTTTGTATGTCAGATCCAGAGTCATTTTTTGTCAATAtgaagaaatgagaaaatacatctaaaaattaatttatttacttATAATCTTTTCTCTATTTGTATCATATGACCTCCTGCTATGCGCAAAAACGCGTCATATTTGAACCGGATGTCTTCTTTTCGTATATTGGTTTTGAATCGAAAGCTTTTCATCAGGaataaaatcattatcttcATGCTTATCATCGCATAACGACTTGCTGAAATTAACAtaatgtaaaatgaaaattttcgatttaaaTAAAACCTACCCAGGCAATTCCGAGGTCCCCCACTGAATCCCAAAAATGCAAAAGGGTGTCTTCCAGCTGACCTCTCCGGTGAAAACCGCTCAGGATTGAAGCAGTCCGCATCGGGTCCCCAAAGGTCTTTGCGTCGATGAATGTTGAAGATGTTGATTGCGAACATGCATCCCTTCGGCAGCTGCTGGTCACATAGAGTTGTTTTGGCCTTATTTTCACGCAACAAAATCGGCCCTGCCGGATACAGACGGAGGATCTCATTCAGCACCATTTCCGTGAGCTTAAGTTCACTCAGCCTCTCCATGGTGACGTTCGGTTCCTTTTCTGGAAAGACTTGCACGATTTCTTCGTACACCTTTTGCTGGTAGTGTGAGTCCCATGCCAATTGCAGCAAGGTGAATGCTATAACGTGGGCGGAAGTGTCCGTTCCAGCGCCTATCATAGTCTGAATATTGTCGATTATTTCATCtcgttcgaatttccgaatggtGCTGGTGAATAATTGGTTGACAAAAGTTTGTGGCTTTCGAAAGCACTGATTCTCATCAACATCGGCAATATTGTTCATTAAACCTTTCGAGTATCGATCGTGAGCATCTTCGTAGACCTGGAAAGGTATTATTCTGTTCACATATGTTTGACATCTTGTAAAAAAGGACAATACCTGCATCACGTAAGCTGTCAAGTATTCACGCAAAGTTTTGTCATCACGGCAGTCCTCATACCAAcgataaataaaatcaaaatgatgATGAAACTTCATTATCCTTCTTGCTGCTATAGAAAATactctgaataaaaaaaactcattacAAAATGACCATATTTTATCAAATGGCGAGTGATGGGTTACAGGTACCTAAAACCtcctaaaacattcttcaaaacCATCTTCGACCTGAGGTCTTGTACACTGAACAATTATATAATCGGCATTAGACAATGACCGGACATTTACCAAACAATCTAGCGAATCAAACCTGTTAGTAATACATCTCTTACCCAGGCAGTGTACTAAGccattgagcatgagcatgagcatgattgaccgcccgcGGTttctactccgttattgccaggtcagctgtaattacacagagaaccaacagatgaagtttgggatttacatcatcttcaatgtgtaagaactggtgacccaaaaataagcaataccagcgccggccgtgtccgaatgcaggtcaattgaggaatgggtaggagaatgttgacatgattctcgctttgatagaagccgacgagtcatctgcactgatcgttctgcttcctGAAGAAAACATGTCCGGACGGGATCTAAACTttaactttctaattaatttactcacccgcactacGCACACactaaaaaatcatgaaatatacaTGTGACTGAATCATTCACGCATTTAACTTTTTGAAGACTTAATCTAATACGAGACTTAAATTTACGTTTCTCTTCATGCATCGTTCTTTTTTCTTAACTGAGCTAGAAGTAAACATCAAGCAGTCAGTAGTCTGATCGTTTGGTAGGTGCGCGGTTGCGAAAAACTTAATCAATGTCGACCTTTTTTTGTTGTTTCGTTAATGTTCCAcgcgatttttaaatatttgactCGCAAACAATGTGATGCTGGGGATGTCTTTTGTAAGTGCTTGTGCGGCTGGTTTTTTCAAACTGATGTAAGCTACTGTTAAAAATATAAACATGTCGAACGAGGCCCAGCTTTATTTGGAGGTGATTTAGAACTGAGCCTAATAAGAAACAAGTGCAAAACGGAAAACAGCAGTACATGCATTGAATCAACCCTAATCTTCCAATTCCATTCGATTCTAGTGTCTTTCGAGTGTAGTGACAAGTGGTTTGAAAATGCGGAAAGACACATCGTTAAACGACGCAGATAGTCCATTTATGATTTGTGGCTGACACAATTTCATCGTTGGTAGGTattgaaatatgaaaacaatTAATTATACGTTGCGATCCATAGAAAGCAACCTACGTGATGATAGaaacacaaaaacaaaattaCACGTCGTGAAGTAGAAGTGAGCATCACTCCAGTAGCTCACTTTTACGTCATGACGTGTATTTTTTTTGGCTTTTGGTCGCCATGTAATTTTAAAGGCTGACATAAATTTATGTTAAATCGGCCGCTCCTTTTATGTGCATGTTCAATGACATAATTTTACAAGGATATTTTTAAGTGTGCAGagcaaaatttcggtgaccagccgatctttctgcttaccgcacaaagcagaacacaattttgatgaccggctgatcgttctgcttaatgAAGAAAACAAGGACGCGATCTACGATCGGTCTACGTCCTACAGAACACGTACAAACCTGCACTGATTATTTCACATTCTTGTTAATGTATCCACTCGCACACAAGAACCGGAAATTTAGATAATCGCGTGATCCTTTTATGTCCAATACAAAGCACAAAAAActgattgtttcattttcttataatttttctCACCAGCACTGCAGAATCGGGCATTTCGCTAACCGCGCGGTTGTTCTGCGTCCAACACGAAAAAGCTTGCACTTGCACTTGTATAGAATTCTTCAAAAACTAATCCAAGATCCAAGAAAAATGCACAGCACTTAAAGGATATTTCAAGAGACTCTTACCTAGGCAGCGTATTAAgccattgaaaataaaaaaaatcacagaataAAATTGACCGTTTGCATTCTATAGCAACTTGTATAATAATGATATAATAATGTATGACTCACCTATGAATTTTAGCACCAAATTCTTCGATTCCGTTAAAAGCGCTCGAATCGAAACCCAATGTCGTTTCACAAACCATTTCCAATGTGCAAGTGGTGGCATAATCTAAGATGTTGAACGTTTCACCAGTAACTGCCATCGGTTCCAGTCTCCTTATCATATTTTTGGATCGGTTGGTGAAAATTGACAAGTAACTGGCCAGAATTCTCGTATTAAATGCAGGCGAAAGCGCCTTTCTCTGGTCTCTCCAAATATGTGCTGTTTTAAAATAAACAGATTAGAATTTCAAActtagaacttttttttattcacttgtcataatacGAGTCTGTACAAtctcattgaattccaccacttaaattgtatcctgacagatacgtatttcgacctcaacagtaaggccttcttcagtgtctcgtacttggaaagtactaaactcgtcttagacggttgtatAAAATGCTGTTCAGACTATCGAAGATAGCCAAAAAACATGTTCCTTGTCCTTAGTATGAATATAGTAGTACATCGAATACATCACACGAAATATTTACTTATggatgtggctttctcagtctgaggataataaaaacggctagattttgaaattaccCGACGTTCCGGCCGAATGTATTTGTCCTTTTTCAAGGGAAGTTATTTGTCAACCGTTTTTCGTTCGCGAATTAATGCCTGTTGCATGTTTTGGGCTTCTTGTATGCTACAATTATACACATGAATTATGATGTATacgaaaaaacaataaaacactGTACGATACTAATCGTTTAGAAGCCCAAAACATGCAGCAGGCAATAATTCGAGAACGGAAAACGgttgaaaaataatttgaaaaaggccaaatacattcggacaaaacgtcgagtaatttcaaaatctagccgttttgattatcctcagactgagaaagccacatccATAAGCAACTTTAATTCCAGTCGACAATTATCACGAAATATTTACCATTCGCCGCAAACACCCCTTTTTTCACCTTAAGGAAATCGTACAGGTACGGTTTATCAGTAAAGTCGGTCAATATTTGTTGGGCCATGTTGGGATCTCCAGTGCAAAATACCGGAATGGGCCCCAAGTAGCACCGGAACAACTTAGCTTCACGATTGAATTCTCgtgaaatgatttgaaatttttgCAGATCGTCCTTTCCTATGATCATGAGCAGATTACCAACTAAAGGATACCACGGTTGTACCACATCGATGTCCTTCGAGAATCTATTCTTCTGCCCTATTGACCAGATAATCGCGAGGCTCAAAATCGCACCGATGATAAAAATTGCGTACCACATTTTAATTGAACAACACTACTCTGATTCGCTGTTGCGCTTCTGATGGTCCGAGTATTTAAAGCTTTTTTAAATAGCTATGAGCACTTACGTCAAGGATAGAAAACTCAGGCACTCTTCTCGAGATTTAACTCCTCCCGTGTATACAGTAACCGGCATAATAGCGTATCCATTTACCGCTTTACATACACAATGGTCAAATTTTTAGATCTAGATCTAGATTGCTCGTGAAactattttgctgaaaatttgaccaaaattcagatatttttttattctatcaAACTTAGGTTATGCCCATATTGATTGAAGGGGTAAGAAAATATTGCAGTGAAACCGAAATGATTTTTTAGGCTAGATATTCTGTTTTAATTATTTCGATTTTTATGGGTTGTAGACCGAATACAAATTGGATAAAATAATGTAGTTTGATGCAACAAAAAAATTAGCTGTAGGTGCTTTTTCTCTGAAAGCTGTAAATTGAAATacttgaaaatcattttttggcaGGTTCGTGTTTCGTTCTAGATGCACTAGAATCGTACCGGACGGATTTGTGTTACTTTGTCTGGTC
The nucleotide sequence above comes from Armigeres subalbatus isolate Guangzhou_Male chromosome 3, GZ_Asu_2, whole genome shotgun sequence. Encoded proteins:
- the LOC134223852 gene encoding cytochrome P450 4C1-like; its protein translation is MWYAIFIIGAILSLAIIWSIGQKNRFSKDIDVVQPWYPLVGNLLMIIGKDDLQKFQIISREFNREAKLFRCYLGPIPVFCTGDPNMAQQILTDFTDKPYLYDFLKVKKGVFAANAHIWRDQRKALSPAFNTRILASYLSIFTNRSKNMIRRLEPMAVTGETFNILDYATTCTLEMVCETTLGFDSSAFNGIEEFGAKIHRVFSIAARRIMKFHHHFDFIYRWYEDCRDDKTLREYLTAYVMQVYEDAHDRYSKGLMNNIADVDENQCFRKPQTFVNQLFTSTIRKFERDEIIDNIQTMIGAGTDTSAHVIAFTLLQLAWDSHYQQKVYEEIVQVFPEKEPNVTMERLSELKLTEMVLNEILRLYPAGPILLRENKAKTTLCDQQLPKGCMFAINIFNIHRRKDLWGPDADCFNPERFSPERSAGRHPFAFLGFSGGPRNCLASRYAMISMKIMILFLMKSFRFKTNIRKEDIRFKYDAFLRIAGGHMIQIEKRL